Proteins from a genomic interval of Scophthalmus maximus strain ysfricsl-2021 chromosome 22, ASM2237912v1, whole genome shotgun sequence:
- the LOC118291843 gene encoding fatty acid-binding protein, liver-like: MDFSGTWKVYSEENLEEFLKVVGAPQMVVKMRKEVKPVIVIEQNGKDFTYTLKTPVATKVNSFCVGKESEMTTIDGRKFKCTVREENGKLVTETAKFTSVREIQGDDMVETVTCGSVIFISRSRRV; this comes from the exons ATGGACTTCAGCGGCACCTGGAAAGTTTATTCGGAAGAAAACCTTGAGGAGTTCCTAAAAGTTGTTG GTGCACCTCAAATGGTCGTCAAAATGCGCAAGGAAGTCAAACCGGTGATAGTGATCGAGCAGAACGGCAAAGATTTCACCTACACATTGAAGACTCCCGTCGCCACCAAAGTCAACTCGTTCTGCGTCGGAAAAGAGTCCGAGATGACGACCATCGACGGCAGGAAGTTTAAG TGCACCGTGAGAGAGGAGAATGGGAAGCTGGTCACCGAGACTGCCAAGTTCACGTCGGTCCGAGAGATCCAGGGAGACGACATGGTTGAG ACCGTCACTTGTGGCTCAGTGATTTTCATCAGCAGAAGCAGACGAGTGTGA